The proteins below are encoded in one region of Coffea arabica cultivar ET-39 chromosome 4c, Coffea Arabica ET-39 HiFi, whole genome shotgun sequence:
- the LOC140004786 gene encoding uncharacterized protein has translation METRQRRTRGHGREPRQVQDQGEEQGSVANQNQEPRGDGGDQVATAINRMTDLLARLVDQQGQVPGNQQRDPEVGEDRALERFQKFAPPKFLGGPEPEVAENWFERMEDIFAALHYSEERQVTFAVFQLEGAAHSWWNVEKREDEFIKLRQGTSSVAEYETQFTRLSKFAPELVVSEQKRIRRFIQGLNVEIQKDLTAAQIDTFKDALEKAQRVEQARSQVWTFQAKRRGASTSTPSRSDQNVPPPKFGRGTSGARIAGTPRGEASFRGAQGGRGQGQPRTVSLGVPAPTTRVSCGYCGKPNHTEDNCWKKLKKCLVCGSSEHQIATCPVKNRDGNGGTQSEKSNPKQPSASASRPKTSARVFALDHRQVPDSSEVVEGTIPIFHRLAKLLIDPGATHSFVNPAFMCGIVVNPVKLPYDLEVKTPTGDQSLITNMVYRNCEIWVVEFSIPGEATLRLDVRGRLALSALVSGIRARKLLSKGAQGYLAFLINTPGDNVKLEDVLVVNEFPDVFPDELKSMPPEREIEFKIDLVPGTAPIAKTPYRMAPAELKELKLQLQDLLERGFVRESESPWGAPVSFVKKKDGSLRLCIDYRGLNDVTVKNKYPLPHIEELFDQLQRAVVFSKLDLRQGYYQLRIRQEDIPKTAFNSRYGHFEFATREEHERHLRIVLQTLREHQLFAKFIKCEFWLEQVSFLGHIISKDGISVDPVKVEAVAE, from the exons ATGGAGACGAGACAAAGGCGTACTCGGGGCCATGGACGAGAACCCAGGCAAGTCCAAGATCAAGGGGAGGAACAAGGTTCGGTGGCGAATCAAAACCAGGAACCCCGAGGTGATGGAGGGGACCAAGTAGCAACCGCTATTAATCGAATGACTGATTTGTTAGCCCGCTTGGTTGACCAGCAGGGTCAAGTACCTGGTAACCAACAAAGGGACCCAGAAGTAGGCGAGGATAGGGCCCTGGAgcgatttcaaaagttcgctcctccaaaatttcttggaggacctGAACCTGAAGTTGCCGAGAATTGGTTCGAGCGAATGGAGGATATATTCGCCGCGTTGCATTACTCTGAAGAGAGGCAAGTTACCTTCGCCGTTTTCCAGTTGGAAGGCGCGGCCcattcctggtggaacgtg gagaaaagggaggatgaGTTCATTAAACTGCGCCAAGGCACTTCAAGTGTGGCAGAGTATGAAACGCAGTTCACCCGACTTTCCAAGTTTGCCCCAGAATTGGTAGTAAGTGAACAAAAGCGTATAAGGCGGTTTATACAAGGATTGAATgtagaaattcaaaaggatttaACTGCCGCTCAAATTGACACCTTTAAGGATGCGCTTGAAAAGGCTCAACGTGTGGAGCAGGCCCGATCTCAAGTTTGGACCTTTCAGGCTAAGAGGCGTGGGGCATCTACCAGTACTCCTAGCCGAAGTGATCAGAATGTGCCACCTCCGAAGTTTGGAAGGGGTACGAGTGGAGCCCGAATTGCGGGGACACCAAGAGGTGAAGCTTCATTTAGAGGAGCTCAAGGGGGAAGGGGACAGGGACAACCGAGAACTGTCTCCCTAGGAGTTCCCGCACCCACCACACGCGTAAgttgtggatattgtggtaaGCCAAATCATACcgaagacaattgctggaaaaagTTGAAGAAGTGCCTTGTTTGTGGAAGTTCTGAACACCAGATTGCCACTTGCCCTGTTAAGAATCGTGACGGGAACGGGGGTACCCAGTCGGAAAAGTCAAACCCTAAACAACCTTCCGCCAGTGCAAGTCGACCTAAAACTTCTGCTAGGGTTTTTGCATTGGACCACCGTCAAGTTCCGGATTCCTCGGAagtagtggaaggtacgatccctatattCCACCGCTTAGCTAAACTTTTGATTGACCCTGGGGCAACCCATTCTTTTGTGAATCCTGCCTTTATGTGTGGTATTGTTGTGAACCCTGTTAAGTTGCCATATGATTTAGAAGTTAAAacacctactggggatcaaagcctaattaccaatatGGTCTATAGAAATTGCGAGATTTGG GTGGTGGAATTCTCGATACCCGGAGAGGCAACTTTAAGGTTGGATGTGAGAGGTAGGTTAGCCTTGTCTGCACTTGTTTCGGGAATCCGAGCCAGAAAGTTGTTAAGTAAGGGGGCGCAAGGCTACTTAGCCTTCTTAATTAATACTCCTGGAGATAATGTGAAGCTGGAGGATGTTTTAGTAGTGAATGAATTTCCTGATGTCTTTCCCGATGAGTTGAAATCGATGCCACCAGAAAGGGAAATAGAATTTAAGATCGATTTAGTACCTGGAACTGCTCCCATTGCAAAAACgccataccgaatggcccccGCCGAACTTAAGGAGTTGAAACTGCAGTTGCAAGATCTGTTAGAGCGAGGGTTTGTTCGAGAAAGTGAGTCACCGTGGGGAGCACCGGTAtcatttgttaagaaaaaggatggtaGTTTAAGATTGTGCATTGACTATCGTGGCTTAAACGATGTTACGGTGAAAAATAAATATCCCTTGCCACACATTGAAgaattgtttgaccaactaCAAAGAGCAGTAGTTTTCTCTAAGTTGGACTTGAGGCAAGGTTACTACCAGTTACGAATTAGGCAAGAGGATATACCGAAGACTGCCTTTAATTCCAGATATGGTCATTTTGAGTTCGCG ACTCGAGAGGAACATGAACGGCATTTGAGGATAGTTTTGCAGACTttaagggaacatcagttatttGCCAAGTTTATCAaatgcgagttttggttggagcaAGTTTCTTTTCTAGGACATATAATATCTAAAGATGGAATTTCTGTGGATCCAGTAAAGGTGGAAGCTGTAGCTGAGTGA